Proteins found in one Misgurnus anguillicaudatus chromosome 3, ASM2758022v2, whole genome shotgun sequence genomic segment:
- the zfp91 gene encoding uncharacterized protein zfp91, with amino-acid sequence MEPQASNNKEKVEVESETAVEKSAEQSTASTPRRAVRGRGDGCLNVEVTSPETNGATTSAAGSGRVLRDRSTRALPSWRQSDLAEDQTEVIRDAAANRRRKAICPRRSRSAATGSSDADLDQPVECEETKDGLVIRAARGRRAQVRSGARTCRGSPKPVFKVEPGTDSDCGVEGITPTEKSETSVEKKEDESGDDDDLIEEEDPPYVDDPKDQNYLPHSQSSEEEEEAVVSSDEDVPFRDDLTDQSFDPKYESCMCVDCHLCFWVSMDLVKRKPHTRQERKEKTVIKETEEEEEQDTEIKTEGGESTDEKTGAELGDVSEPPRKRGRRRKDDKSPRLPKRRKKPPVQYVRCEMEGCGTVLAHPRYLQHHIKYQHLMKKKYVCPHPSCGRLFRLQKQLLRHAKHHTDQRDYICEFCARAFKSSHNLAVHRMIHTGEKPLQCEICGFTCRQKASLNWHMKKHDADATYQFSCSICGKKFEKKDSVVAHKAKSHPEVLIAEALAANAGSLITTPGGVTTLLETSTGSAQVEQAVPETQGSSVVQTAQTGPVMVLDQDTTLHTMQVPVTMGLSSTEESATTSQQTSAQSLQMPLQFVTAPVSQQQHQIQQLQPSTPITQQATLVQQSYNTQPQIVHMTFRALPQQLPMFSVPQQIPLQTTQPQQTQAISRPSNLAVNTSLHAQPQPETSSDCRSGMGFGTNPPSASPQPSAGLPEARQVMWEGDGISENGNGGGAWEAGGEGEAQNMTDSLDGQIQRVMI; translated from the exons ATGGAGCCGCAAGCCTCCAACAACAAAGAGAAGGTGGAGGTGGAGAGTGAGACGGCCGTGGAAAAATCCGCGGAGCAGAGTACGGCATCCACCCCGCGCAGGGCGGTGAGAGGACGAGGAGATGGATGCTTGAACGTCGAAGTGACTTCGCCCGAAACAAACGGAGCTACGACGAGCGCGGCGGGATCCGGACGCGTTTTACGGGACAGGTCGACGCGAGCGCTCCCTTCGTGGAGGCAGAGCGATCTAGCGGAGGACCAGACTGAAGTGATTCGCGATGCAGCGGCCAACCGCCGGAGGAAAGCGATCTGCCCGCGGCGCAGTAGAAGCGCCGCTACGGGTTCATCGGACGCTGACTTGGATCAGCCAGTTGA GTGTGAAGAAACCAAGGATGGGCTTGTCATTCGAG CAGCCCGAGGTAGACGGGCGCAGGTGCGTTCAGGTGCGCGCACCTGTCGGGGGTCGCCAAAACCAGTGTTCAAAGTTGAACCAGGAACAGACAGTGATTGTGGT gtgGAGGGCATTACACCGACTGAGAAATCAGAAACAAG TGTGGAGAAAAAGGAAGATGAGAGCGGGGATGATGATGATCTAATAGAAGAGGAAGATCCTCCATATGTAGATGACCCAAAAGATCAAAACTATTTGCCTCACTCACAAAG TAGCGAGGAAGAGGAAGAAGCGGTTGTCAGCAGCGATGAAGATGTCCCTTTTAGAGATGACCTGACTGATCAGAGCTTTGATCCTAAGTATGAAAGTTGCATGTGTGTTGACTGTCATTTATGTTTCTGGGTGTCA ATGGATCTAGTAAAGCGTAAACCCCATACTAGACAGGAGAGGAAAGAGAAGACGGTCATAAAGGAGACTGAGGAAGAAGAAGAGCAAGACACAGAGATCAAAACTGAGGGAGGAGAGAGCACAGATGAGAAGACTGGTGCTGAACTTGGGGACGTTTCTGAGCCACCCAGGAA GAGAGGACGGAGAAGGAAAGATGACAAAAGTCCACGTCTTCCAAAGAGAAG GAAAAAGCCTCCAGTCCAGTACGTTCGTTGTGAAATGGAGGGATGTGGTACAGTTCTGGCCCACCCACGCTACTTGCAG CATCACATCAAATATCAACATCTAATGAAGAAGAAGTACGTCTGCCCTCACCCCTCATGTGGAAGACTCTTCCGGCTGCAGAAACAACTACTGCGCCACGCAAAACACCATACAG ATCAGAGAGACTACATTTGTGAGTTCTGTGCTCGCGCCTTCAAGAGCTCTCACAATCTGGCTGTGCATCGAATGAtacacactggagagaaaccactGCA GTGTGAAATCTGCGGTTTTACTTGCCGTCAGAAGGCCTCCCTTAACTGGCACATGAAGAAGCACGACGCAGATGCGACGTACCAGTTCTCCTGCAGCATCTGCGGCAAGAAGTTCGAGAAAAAGGACAGTGTGGTGGCTCACAAAGCCAAAAGCCACCCGGAGGTGCTCATCGCAGAGGCACTGGCAGCCAATGCTGGATCCCTCATCACCACTCCTGGAGGAGTCACCACACTGCTGGAAACCTCTACGGGCTCTGCGCAGGTAGAGCAGGCAGTCCCTGAAACCCAGGGCAGCTCTGTAGTGCAAACGGCTCAGACGGGCCCCGTGATGGTTTTGGATCAAGATACCACACTTCACACCATGCAGGTACCCGTGACCATGGGTTTGTCGTCGACAGAGGAGAGCGCCACTACCTCTCAGCAGACCTCGGCCCAATCTCTTCAGATGCCGCTGCAGTTCGTCACCGCACCCGTCTCTCAGCAACAGCATCAAATTCAGCAGCTTCAGCCCTCCACGCCCATCACCCAGCAGGCTACTTTGGTCCAGCAGTCCTACAACACTCAGCCTCAGATCGTCCACATGACCTTCAGAGCTCTTCCTCAACAGCTCCCTATGTTTTCTGTTCCTCAGCAGATCCCTCTTCAGACCACCCAACCGCAACAGACCCAAGCCATCAGCAGACCCTCTAACCTTGCTGTTAATACCTCCCTCCACGCCCAACCCCAGCCTGAGACTTCCTCCGACTGCAGGAGCGGTATGGGATTCGGCACTAATCCTCCCTCCGCTTCTCCTCAGCCTTCCGCCGGCCTTCCGGAGGCGAGACAAGTCATGTGGGAAGGAGATGGAATCAGTGAGAATGGAAATGGGGGCGGGGCTTGGGAGGCAGGTGGGGAAGGGGAGGCACAAAACATGACGGACAGTTTAGATGGGCAGATACAGCGCGTAATGATATAG